The following coding sequences are from one uncultured Desulfobacter sp. window:
- a CDS encoding TonB-dependent receptor, with the protein MKIFQLAIVFISILIAVNQSIADNEQSEISLDSITVTANKQEENIQEVPMSITAFDEFILDDRNISSVSELSDYVPNLIINAQGVSGAARPVMRGMSAELGTNSVSTAMFIDGVPVLTFAGYEDTLQNIERVEVLRGPQGTLYGKSAEAGAINIITRQPDNAYRGKISVDCGQDYKKEVAFSLSGPIVQDRFFFGLSGQYYDKDGFIKNGYTGDVENDKEHWFGKGQLKWTPINGLDLSLIFSQLEYDNDGNKMGLSEDGAAALGLTASGDREVYSDFDTKEESFTSSQALKVSYDFNDTLNVTSITSHRLSKTDFDIDYDFNPVALWPASNNNEYDKIAQELRLSSNTKKMSWVAGIYYDNDDDTTDVTMASMTRNRELGGEAFAIFGQLRYALTPKIGVTGGLRYETQEKDMQDYITGNSFDDTWDDIAPKFSVDYAITEQVMGYATVAKGFRSGGFNAMSTASEYDSYDSEELWSYEIGFKSQLFKNRLIVNGALFYMDIDDMQVTETITPWTYITNAATAVSYGAELELQVKITPQFTITANVGYTNVEYDEYRDDSGDYSDNKAPNVPEYTFAIGGQYRPGNGLYVGVDLVGVGKTYLERTNTYERDAYQLINAKIGYEAESWDVYLYGKNIFDEDYSSKGETYITYSDPREIGLKLTYRF; encoded by the coding sequence CAGCCTTTGATGAATTTATACTTGATGACAGGAATATTTCTTCTGTTAGCGAGTTGAGCGATTACGTACCAAATCTAATAATCAACGCCCAAGGCGTTTCAGGTGCTGCAAGACCTGTTATGAGGGGTATGTCGGCTGAACTAGGGACAAACAGTGTTTCAACTGCCATGTTCATTGACGGGGTTCCAGTTTTAACTTTTGCTGGATATGAGGATACACTACAGAATATTGAGCGGGTAGAAGTATTACGCGGTCCCCAAGGAACCTTGTACGGAAAAAGTGCCGAAGCCGGTGCTATCAACATTATTACCCGTCAACCAGATAACGCATATCGTGGAAAGATCTCGGTTGATTGTGGTCAGGATTATAAAAAGGAAGTTGCCTTTAGCTTGAGCGGGCCGATTGTTCAGGATAGGTTCTTCTTTGGACTGTCCGGCCAATATTACGATAAAGACGGTTTTATTAAAAATGGGTACACCGGCGATGTGGAAAACGATAAAGAGCATTGGTTCGGAAAAGGCCAACTTAAATGGACGCCGATAAACGGTCTTGATCTCAGCTTAATTTTCTCTCAGCTGGAATATGACAATGACGGCAACAAAATGGGGTTGAGTGAAGATGGGGCCGCCGCTTTGGGACTTACTGCTTCCGGTGACCGGGAAGTATATTCTGATTTTGACACCAAAGAGGAATCATTCACCAGCAGTCAAGCCTTAAAAGTTAGTTACGATTTTAATGATACATTAAATGTAACTTCAATCACCTCCCACCGCCTTTCTAAAACTGATTTTGATATTGATTATGATTTTAACCCCGTTGCATTATGGCCTGCATCGAATAATAACGAATACGACAAAATTGCTCAGGAACTAAGGTTATCATCAAATACAAAGAAGATGAGTTGGGTTGCCGGTATCTATTATGATAACGACGATGATACAACTGACGTTACAATGGCGTCGATGACGAGAAATCGGGAGCTTGGGGGCGAGGCCTTCGCCATTTTTGGCCAGCTTCGTTATGCATTAACGCCCAAAATTGGTGTGACTGGCGGTCTGCGTTATGAAACACAGGAAAAAGATATGCAGGATTATATTACTGGCAACTCTTTTGATGATACCTGGGATGACATTGCGCCTAAATTCAGTGTGGATTATGCCATAACTGAACAGGTGATGGGGTATGCTACGGTTGCCAAAGGCTTCCGATCAGGTGGTTTCAATGCGATGAGTACTGCTTCGGAATACGACAGCTATGATAGCGAAGAGCTGTGGTCCTATGAAATAGGCTTTAAAAGTCAACTTTTCAAAAACAGATTGATCGTAAACGGTGCACTGTTTTACATGGATATAGATGACATGCAGGTGACAGAGACGATCACCCCATGGACTTACATAACCAATGCTGCTACTGCAGTCTCCTATGGCGCTGAACTGGAACTACAGGTAAAAATCACACCTCAATTCACCATAACGGCAAATGTTGGCTATACTAATGTAGAATATGATGAATATCGGGACGATTCAGGCGATTATAGCGATAACAAGGCGCCTAATGTCCCCGAATATACATTTGCCATAGGTGGTCAATATCGACCGGGGAACGGCCTTTATGTCGGAGTTGATTTGGTTGGTGTTGGGAAAACTTATTTAGAAAGGACAAATACATATGAAAGAGATGCTTATCAACTGATTAATGCAAAAATTGGGTATGAGGCTGAAAGCTGGGATGTTTATCTCTATGGTAAGAACATCTTTGATGAAGATTATTCAAGTAAAGGAGAGACTTATATAACATATAGCGATCCCCGTGAAATAGGCCTAAAGCTCACCTACCGATTTTAA
- a CDS encoding methyltransferase: protein MKKLPDLDTRIDHLYDIINGYTQTQLLITAIELKIFDCLSTPQSAETVASRLETHPVYTRYLLDGLAALSLLDKNNGCYCNQPDTQAVLHSQSPAYQGQGFSMMHKMSEFVLKDMDHIVRFGPRENPVDVSDEAVWESYARSMANYERGGTAQQMALRVAEIEGFSSFKKMLDLGGGPGLHCIAIVAEHPSMQGIIFDRPAVVNVAEEFIAEYEMTGRVATMAGDYINDPIGENYDLIWASATLNFVRFDLKTMLEKIYHALKPGGVFVSLADGATHERTRPKAYVLGCMSWMFSGQDLMFNSGEIADTMRSVGFSSVESEVVKTAMMPMELDIARKAF, encoded by the coding sequence ATGAAAAAATTACCTGATTTGGATACACGGATAGACCACCTTTACGACATCATCAATGGCTATACGCAAACACAGTTACTTATTACCGCCATTGAGCTGAAGATTTTTGATTGTCTGTCAACACCACAATCCGCGGAAACGGTGGCGTCCAGATTGGAAACCCATCCGGTGTATACGCGGTATTTGCTTGACGGCCTGGCCGCGTTAAGTCTGCTGGATAAGAATAATGGGTGTTATTGTAATCAGCCGGATACCCAGGCCGTCCTGCACAGCCAAAGCCCGGCCTATCAGGGCCAAGGATTTTCTATGATGCATAAAATGTCCGAATTCGTTCTGAAGGATATGGACCATATTGTGCGCTTCGGGCCCCGTGAAAACCCTGTGGATGTAAGTGACGAAGCTGTGTGGGAATCCTATGCCCGATCCATGGCCAACTATGAACGAGGTGGAACGGCCCAGCAAATGGCTCTCAGGGTTGCTGAAATCGAAGGCTTTTCATCCTTTAAGAAAATGCTGGACCTTGGCGGCGGCCCGGGTCTTCACTGCATTGCAATCGTGGCTGAGCATCCCAGTATGCAAGGAATAATCTTTGACCGGCCCGCAGTGGTTAACGTGGCTGAGGAATTCATTGCCGAGTACGAAATGACGGGTCGGGTAGCGACCATGGCCGGTGATTATATCAACGACCCTATCGGTGAAAACTACGACTTGATTTGGGCCAGCGCAACGCTCAATTTCGTTCGTTTTGATCTAAAAACCATGCTCGAAAAAATTTATCATGCCCTGAAACCGGGCGGTGTCTTTGTCAGTCTGGCAGATGGTGCCACACATGAACGCACCCGCCCCAAGGCATACGTATTGGGATGCATGTCCTGGATGTTTTCAGGACAGGACCTGATGTTTAACAGTGGAGAGATTGCCGACACCATGCGAAGCGTAGGGTTTTCATCCGTGGAAAGCGAAGTTGTGAAGACTGCCATGATGCCTATGGAACTGGATATTGCCAGGAAGGCATTTTGA
- a CDS encoding ATP-binding protein, with protein sequence MEENKRILVIDDDETIRETYQSILLPEDEPDSLSMGRALFDMPGDDDGAPALFSNAMESSDGLDISLSASLDPENPYGYELTLADQGSRGIACVETSLQENNPFAVAFIDMKMPGLNGAETAGKIWTLDPRIKIVIVTAYSEYAPEDIIAVTGRDDLFYLRKPFNYEEILQFARALTHTWSLEQKKIELQRALEQSNKELAQVNRGLEQKVQDQASMIVQAEKMASIGLLAAGVAHEINNPLSYVRTNLDTSKKYFNQIVSLIRKYEVLESYLASSTDQKAAQLLDELAAEKKEKDIDFILEDVQDLIAESLYGVNKIREIVQDLRTFSRVDDAKQNELNLNDALDNTLKMLKIQIKKGTTVTKSFGDIPRIECYPQKISQVLMNILVNAIQAIQGPGTIELSTRFVQTGRRVEDRFVEIVVSDTGCGIPQENLKKLFDPFFTTKPVGTGTGLGLSIVYEIIKFHGGRIDVSSQLGQGSQFKLLFPVKMKNSALDPGPT encoded by the coding sequence ATGGAAGAGAATAAAAGAATACTGGTCATTGACGATGATGAGACCATCCGGGAGACCTATCAAAGTATACTATTGCCGGAAGATGAGCCGGATAGCCTATCCATGGGCCGGGCTCTTTTTGATATGCCCGGGGACGATGACGGTGCCCCAGCGCTTTTTTCCAATGCCATGGAGTCGTCTGATGGGCTGGATATCTCTTTATCTGCTTCTTTGGACCCAGAAAATCCCTATGGATATGAATTAACCCTGGCAGATCAGGGGAGCCGGGGAATTGCATGTGTTGAAACATCACTTCAGGAAAATAATCCCTTTGCTGTGGCCTTCATCGATATGAAAATGCCGGGCCTTAATGGGGCTGAAACCGCAGGGAAAATATGGACCCTTGATCCGCGCATTAAAATCGTCATTGTGACGGCATACAGTGAATACGCCCCCGAGGACATCATTGCCGTGACCGGGCGGGATGACCTCTTTTATCTGAGGAAACCGTTTAATTACGAAGAGATTCTGCAATTTGCCCGGGCGCTTACCCATACCTGGAGCCTGGAGCAAAAAAAAATAGAGCTTCAACGAGCGTTGGAACAGTCCAATAAAGAGCTTGCACAGGTCAACCGGGGATTGGAGCAGAAAGTCCAGGACCAGGCATCAATGATTGTTCAGGCTGAAAAAATGGCGTCCATCGGACTTCTTGCCGCAGGCGTGGCCCATGAAATTAATAATCCATTGTCTTATGTGCGAACCAATCTGGACACCAGTAAAAAGTATTTTAACCAGATCGTTTCATTGATACGGAAATATGAGGTGCTTGAGTCATATCTTGCATCGTCGACGGATCAAAAGGCCGCACAATTGTTAGATGAGTTGGCCGCTGAAAAAAAAGAAAAAGACATTGATTTCATCCTAGAGGATGTGCAGGATCTTATCGCCGAATCCCTATACGGCGTAAATAAAATAAGAGAAATTGTCCAGGATTTAAGGACTTTTTCCCGGGTGGATGATGCCAAACAAAACGAGCTTAATCTCAACGATGCGTTGGATAATACGTTGAAAATGCTGAAAATCCAGATCAAGAAAGGTACAACGGTAACGAAAAGCTTTGGTGATATTCCTCGGATTGAATGCTATCCCCAAAAGATCAGTCAGGTTCTTATGAATATTTTGGTCAATGCGATTCAAGCCATCCAAGGACCCGGTACCATAGAATTGTCCACCCGATTTGTTCAAACCGGCAGAAGAGTTGAAGACCGTTTTGTTGAGATCGTTGTTTCGGACACCGGATGCGGTATCCCCCAGGAAAATTTAAAAAAATTGTTCGATCCCTTTTTCACCACCAAGCCGGTGGGGACCGGAACCGGCCTTGGACTCAGTATTGTGTATGAAATAAT